In Atopobium sp. oral taxon 416, the genomic stretch AATCCAGCCGGTCTGTATGCGACCTTCGTTGTCAAAGAAATACCAGGAGTCTGAAATCTCCTGCCAGCCCGTAAGGGAATATCCTTCATTATCGAATAGATACGCATCATCGCCGATCTGCACAAGCTCATTCTTCAGCGGCTTGCTATCTGCCAAGACATAGGCACGCTTAGCTCCAGAACCGTTCCAGTGACCTTGGGGAATGTCTGCGGATGTGAGAGTCATTTGCAGTATTCGTCTCATCGGCTACCGCCGCTGCAGCACCGGATGCCGTAGCGGCCTTCTCTGCCGAAGAGACATCTGAGGGCACAGACGCACTTGCAGAAGGCATTTCTTCTTGGATCCCCTGCGTTACCTCTACTGCAGGGATAGCGTCTGTCCTTTCATTCTCTGCAGCCATACAGGTACGGGCAAGACAAGACTGACAACAAGCAATGCCGTTATTTCTGTTTCTTGAAACTATAAAAGAACGATACAAGAAACATGATGCAGAGGAGCGCCATCGAGAGATCGTATGTCATGACAGCACCCATGAGCTGGTATGAGGGGATGAGCCATCCCGATACGGCATGGGCAAAGACATCAGCTCCAAGATAACAGATGACAACGAGTATCTGTGCACGCATCGTAACCAACGAATAGTAGAGAATGACGCTCAATGCATTGAACGCACCACCGAGGATGATGACGAGGAGCGCCGAGAGATATGCATCGAGATTCACACCATAGAGCAAGGACAGTATCGGAATGTCTATCAGATAAGCTGTCAGCTCTCCCGCGATAGACACGCCGGCAATAATTGCGACACACTTCAGAAGAAGACGAATAAACTCATTCAACTTGCGAAGCTCGAGCATCTCAGCAAGCGATGTCAGGAGCGGCTTGAAGACAAATCCGACCAGGAGGTTTATGACAAGTGCCGGCATATAGATGATGGCATAGACGGTCTGGTCGGTATTGCTGAGCATCTCCGCTATTCCATAGCGGGGCACATTGATGAGGTCGCTCTGTAGGAAGGATCCGAGGAAGAGCGGAAGGCACGCTGCGAAGAGGAGTCCCAGCGGCTTGAGGGCGAAAGATGGCCGGATACTACCAAAACTCCGTGCCGCTGGGATATTGAGCCAGACAAGAGCGATAAGTGAGAAAAGAGCAGTGATAGTGCAGGTAGCCAGAAGATTTCTCGTGACGATAAGTACCACCGTGAATGTCACAGTCGAAGTTAGAGAACGAAGAAACAGGGCTCTTCCTGCAATATCGAGTCTCCCCTTCTGCTGAAACATGCCGTGGAATACATCCTCCGCCGCATCAAAGAACCTAAGACCTGCAATGGAGAATGCCAGACCAGCTTCGTAAGAGATGCCGTAGGTCCAGAGTGCATAGCAGCAGATTGCAAGAAGCATGGCTAGACATGTGATGTAGCGTGAGCCAAGGTAAGTTCCGAACCTGAACCGTCCCTTGATATCGGTCGCCTGATAGGGCCTCATCTCGAAGGCGCCAAGAATCTGATACTGCTGCCCTACCGCAAAAGCCAGAGAGAAGATGCCGCCAAGCTCGGCGCCAAGCGTGCGCGTCACAACTATGAGAAGCAAGACGCTCGAGAGGGAAGTCATGAGGCTTCCCAGTGTATTCCAGAAATAGTTCTTCTTGAGCTGCTGTGCTTCCGCGCTATTCACCTGCACACCTCTCTCGGACTATTCGGCGCATATCTCTACACCATATAGAGGATGACCTCTTCGGCTTGTGAAACTATAGCAGCTGAAGGCATTCTACAATCGACATTCATACGACCGGAATCTCTAGAATTTTGGTCTCATCGAGAAAAGGTTGTCGTCGTCGGGCGAAAATGTCACCCCCTCGTTGCGCGAAAATGTCACCACCTTCGCCTTGGAATAAGCTCGGTCCATCACGGAACGGAAGGAGCCGGCGATGGACAGGGCGACGAAAGAGAAGGCGCTTTGGCTGCTCGGGCAGAAGGCCGATGGCGCAGGGATCACATATTCGGAGATAGCGCTCGAGACGGGATACAGCAAGCAACAGCTCATCCGGCTCTCGCACAGCCTGGAGGAGTCCGGCGAGGCTGCGGCCCTCGCGCACGGCAATTCCGTATCGAGGCCCCACAATGCGGCGAGGCCGGAGGAGATCGCCTATCTCCGGAAGCTCAAGGAGCCATATCCGAATGTGACGATCGCCCATTTTAAGGACATCTACATCGAGGATGTCCTGGAGAACCCCGAGAAGGCAAACGACGTGGAGCGCTACGGGCTCTGCATGCGGGGGCCCACATGGTTCAGGGAGCTCTTCGCGAAGGAGGGCTGGAGGTCCCCTGCCTTCACAGGGAAGAGGGGAGATGCGGACGGCAGGCAGCATCCCATGAGGGAGCCCCTGCCCCGGATGGGCATGATGGCTCAGGTGGACGCCACACCCTACGACTGGCTCAGCACCGGCGAGAGCTGGTGCCGAGCATCTCGGAGTGGACGATGCGACGACGTCCGTCCTCGGCGGATGGTTCATGGAGACCGAATGCATGCGAGGATGATGATCGAGACCGTGAGCAGGCACGGCATCCTAAGATCTATGTATTCGGACAAGGACTCCGTCTTCAGGGCGCTGAAGGACGGATCCCCGACCCAGTTCGCCTTCATGATGCGCGACCTGGGCATCCGCATGATCTTCGCGAGATCGCCCCAGGCCAAGGAGAGGGTGGAGAGATACAATTCGACAGCCCAGATGCGCCTGCCCACCGACGCCGTGAGGTTCGGGATAGACAGCTACGACAAGCTCAATTCTCGTATCCTCCGCGCGACCCCGTGAGCGACTTCATCCCGCTGCCCGAAGGGACCGACCTGAGCCGCATCTTCCGTACGAGGGAGACGAGGGTGTCCCATGGATGCACGGTCTCGTACGGAGGCGCCCGGTACATGATGGCAGATGCCGACGGAGTGGTGCTCGAGGTGCCGGACGGCACTGTGTTGGATGTCCATGTGGATGCGGTGACGGAAGAGATGTATGTCGAGCGCTCTGGCAGGAGATGGGGATGCAGGCCCATCTCCCCGAGAGAGCCCGCAGACATATCTGAGCTGTAATCTTTTGGTGGACAGGGGGATTCAGGGACTGGCAACAGATATGCTCTGTCCAGATACCCACCTACCAACACCAGCAGATTGAAGAGATGAGATGTCGCTAAGCGCAAGCGAGATAGAGAAGGCAAAGTCCCGCACGAAGCCGGAAACACCCAAACACTACACTGAAGAAGTATTGCCTTGAGGCTGTCGAGTACTACAGGAAGGCACGTGAGGCCAACCCGAAGAAGAGCATCAGAGGATGCGCCGCGAAGCTTGAGGCCAGTGACAAGACCTTAAACGACTGGATCATCAAGCACTCAAAGACCAAAAGGGTGACCCAGGTAAGGACCGACGAGCACAAGCAGCTCGACAGGGCCAACAGGCGCATGCATGAGCTCGAGAGCGAGAATAAGTTCCTAAAAAGAGGCAGCCTTCTTTGCCGGAAGCCTCTGTTGAAGGACAGGTTTTAGCTCATGCTGGCAAAGAGGGCAACCTACAGCGTCTCGATGATGGAGCGCGTACTTGAGGTGAGCAGGGCTCACTTCTACAGATGGCTCAAGGCCAAAGGCGGTGAGGACCCGTGGGGTCCTATCAAGGAAGCCATCCTCTAGATATGGGAGGAAAGCGACAGGCGCTTTAGCTTTTGCAAGGTCTGATCCAAGCTCACAGGAGATCCAAAGTTACGCATAATTTACAGGCACGACCCGCTACCGCGTGCGCAGGTGCATGGCTGAACTGGGCTAGGCGGCATCTGATCCAATGCCTCCAAGAGAACGACGCTGCCCGCACCTGATACCCCCGAGCGCCCCGCCCTCACCCGGTGCGGCTTTTCGTGTCTTGTCCCGACAGCCAAGCTCGTGGGCGATATAACCTATCGCAGGACCACGGCAGGCTTTATATATCTCGCCGTCGCACACGATCTGTGCACACACATGGTGGTGGGCTGAAGCATACAGGACAACATGAGGGCAGGGCTTGTCGTCTTTGCCCTGAAGATGGCATATTCGCGCGGATACGTGGCCGGAGGGGCCATATTCTAAGCAGCCCAGGCAGCCAGTACATAAGCTCAAAGCTGGCCGCCTGCTCAGCCGTACACGACGTGAGGCTCTCCGTGGGGAGAACCGGAAGCTGCCACGACAATGCGCTCGCCGAATCGCTTTTCGCCACGCTCAAGAACGAGTGGTACTACCACAAGCGCCTCTTAGACGCATCCACGACCAAGCACAAGGCACACGAGTTTATCGAGTCATACTACAACCGCTTCCGCCCGCATAAGTCCATAGGAGATCGCGTGCCGGCAGAGGTGATGCAGGAGTTCTTCGAGCGCCTCGAGAGGCCTTGCGTACGATCCAAAGGCGATGCAGACCGCATAGAATCTGAGATTCCTCTGTCCATTATATTGACAGGGCTCAATCGTCGGCACCGGACCGCAGGGGGCTGCAGCATCTCCTGTCGCAGATGTCAGGAGAGAATGCAGCTAGGAGAGGGTGACATTTTCGCCCGACGACGACACTCATCGAGAAAAGGTTTCAATCCCATCTTCAGAATTACAAGAGCATGTACAATAAGCATAAAGTTTTTTTGAAAGATCTAACAGTCTAGATAACAGGTGATAGTGTACCTGCGTTGGGCTGTGAAAACTTGTATCGACCATCATCATATGGCGAACCACTCTTGCAGTTTCAGGCCACCGACCACGGGCTTGGTTGACCTGGAAGAGGTAGACCTACCAGTTGAGGTAGCTTTTGCATGTTGGCTATGGATATGCCTGTGAAGCACCAGATTCACCCGTTATCTAGGCTGTTAGATTGAAAGATTTAGCAGCCAGCCACACCAGACCCAACCCGTCAGAAAGCGTGAATACGGCCGTGAAGTTCGTAGATTATTCCGATCCAGAAGAGCTCAAGCATGTGCAGAGCCTTCTCCTCAAGCTCATCAAGGAGCTCAGGCGGGTATGCGATGAGCTTGGCATACAGTTTTTCGCATATGGCGGAACGGCAATAGGTGCCATCCGCCATTATGGATTCATTCCTTGGGACGACGATGCCGATGTAGGGCTCTTGCGTAGTGACTACGAACTCCTGCTCAGAGAGGGCCCGAAGCTTCTCGGTGACGAATTTGAGCTTGTAAACTACAAGACGAACCCGGACTATCCGGCCAACATCTCCATTTTGGCCCTCAAGGATACACTTATGATTCCAGATACCTTCAAGCACTGCCGTTATCATTATCCCATTCGCATCGATATCTTTGCATTCGACAATCGCGTGATGGACGATGCTCTTTTCCGCAAGCAGTGCCGGAGCTCCTGGGTTTGGGGTAGGCTCACCTTCCTTCGCGGCACTGCTCGCCCATACATCAGCTTCAATGGTCCGAAAGAGAAAGTGGTGCTCGCCTTGTGTGGTCTGGCACATGGATTGCTTGTCCTTTTCCATGTACCACAGAAGTGGATCTGTCAGAAATGGGAAGAGAATGCGACAAAGTACGATGACCAGCCATCAGATATCTTCATAGATTTCACTGATCGCTTCCCAGAGAAATGGGAGAT encodes the following:
- a CDS encoding lipopolysaccharide biosynthesis protein produces the protein MNSAEAQQLKKNYFWNTLGSLMTSLSSVLLLIVVTRTLGAELGGIFSLAFAVGQQYQILGAFEMRPYQATDIKGRFRFGTYLGSRYITCLAMLLAICCYALWTYGISYEAGLAFSIAGLRFFDAAEDVFHGMFQQKGRLDIAGRALFLRSLTSTVTFTVVLIVTRNLLATCTITALFSLIALVWLNIPAARSFGSIRPSFALKPLGLLFAACLPLFLGSFLQSDLINVPRYGIAEMLSNTDQTVYAIIYMPALVINLLVGFVFKPLLTSLAEMLELRKLNEFIRLLLKCVAIIAGVSIAGELTAYLIDIPILSLLYGVNLDAYLSALLVIILGGAFNALSVILYYSLVTMRAQILVVICYLGADVFAHAVSGWLIPSYQLMGAVMTYDLSMALLCIMFLVSFFYSFKKQK
- a CDS encoding integrase core domain-containing protein; translation: MRLSVGRTGSCHDNALAESLFATLKNEWYYHKRLLDASTTKHKAHEFIESYYNRFRPHKSIGDRVPAEVMQEFFERLERPCVRSKGDADRIESEIPLSIILTGLNRRHRTAGGCSISCRRCQERMQLGEGDIFARRRHSSRKGFNPIFRITRACTISIKFF
- a CDS encoding phosphorylcholine transferase LicD, with translation MKDLAASHTRPNPSESVNTAVKFVDYSDPEELKHVQSLLLKLIKELRRVCDELGIQFFAYGGTAIGAIRHYGFIPWDDDADVGLLRSDYELLLREGPKLLGDEFELVNYKTNPDYPANISILALKDTLMIPDTFKHCRYHYPIRIDIFAFDNRVMDDALFRKQCRSSWVWGRLTFLRGTARPYISFNGPKEKVVLALCGLAHGLLVLFHVPQKWICQKWEENATKYDDQPSDIFIDFTDRFPEKWEMSRDELLPLHEVSFEDTTIFVPGKYDAVLTRGYGNYMELPPKEERKNHHPAVLDFGRY